TAGCTTCCAGGCCACAAAGGTCAGGGCGATGGTGCCTAATGCCACGACACAAGGCGCTGCAATGAGGAACGGCTTCAAATCCCTCCATGTATCTTCGTCGATGTCTCCGGAAGCGCGCAGCTGTTGCACTGCCTCATTCACCTGGTCCATCTGCACCGACGAGTAGATGAGCATGCCGACGTTGTATATGCATATTCCAATGACTTGAATAGTATTCTTCAGCCTGAGAGCATCCCACGCCAGAACCAGCTCGTACAAGTATCCAAAGATGAACAGCGCCAGATATGTCGGTATCGTCTTGGTCGGTTCTGGCGCATCGTCCGGTTTGCCTTCCAGCTTCAGACTGGTCTGGAACTCGCCAAAGACGTAGGCCTCCAGCGCGAGACTGGCAATGGCTTGTACGAGGACAATGAGCATGAATGCCCACGTCCATTTTGTGTTTGGCATATACATGCCCTTCCGCCGCCTGCCCTGGTTGTCGATTAGACCTCGAGTCGGCAGACCCTCGCGGTCATGGTACCCTCCGGCGGGCTGTGGATCGTATACGGGCGGTCGCTGGGAGGAGAAGGAAGAATTGCCAGACAGAGGCTGGTAGGCCGTGTCCGCGCCCCCGCCTAGCAAAGAGGTTCGGTATTGATGTTGTTTCGAAATGTTTGCGGTATTGCGCGGCGAGAGCGCGCGAGAAGAGGGCGGTGGTTGGAGCGGAGTGGTGGGGGTGGTGGTAAGGAGCGGTTTCGTGGAGTGTCGCACAATGGCAGCGGACTGTCACGTCGGTCCTCGTAAGCGTGCCTTGGCTGGGGAGGCTGATGCAGTTGTGGTGCAGCAGTAGCGAGGGAGTATTTCTGGGCGGCCTGAGGTAGATATAGAACTAGCGAGTGGCTGACGTATTGTCGCACTGATGGTGATTGTGCTGTCCGGTATTGTCTGCTGGGCGGAGACAGCATCAAGGTGACGAGGTGACAATGTGACAATAGAGTCGCCGTTGGGTGCAAGGTTGGTAGCTGTTTGTCGCCGTCGAGTCGGGATGCGTGTCAGGGTCCTCGGTAGATAAGGTTCGACGACAGCACAAGTCCCGTGGCACGTCGTATACTGCAGGTGTGCTCGTATTGTATGCACGATGATCGGATGTTGAGAAGGGGTGTGAAAGGAAAGAGTGTGAGATACAGTATTGGCGATAATGAGATGGAAGTGATGAAAGGTCGCCGCGACTGTCGTTCGTCACATGTTGTCGGGCTACATACGATGCTACAGTACACGTACATCTACTTCTCTGTCTTCGGCATTGTCTTCAAGTTCCAGGCTCAACTTCCAGCGCTGTGCTAATTTCTAAGCGTGGCTGAGGCTCGTGCCGCGCCGCGCCGTGCCGTCTGTGCTCAGAAACACCAGGTATCGTAAAACTTTCCAATCACAagccaccaccaccaccaccaccaccaccaccacatCACAGACATTGCTCATAGTATCACATGGTATGTCAACCCCTTCCCATCCAAATCTACACTCCACCCCGAATGATGAACAGACAATTCAAAGAACCGTTGCGAATGACTCTCCTCGAGAATGATCGCAAACATTAACCCAATATCTGACCCAACACTACACTCCTACCTTCCTCTCCAGCAAGGCAATGGTGGAACAGTAAGCTGACTTGACTTGCAGTACATAGTCTCCGTAATGTCCAAACATATTCTCCTCCGCCGCTGCCGACCACATCTCTTCTCCAGCTTCAGACGCGTGCAGCGCGCACACCCCACGCCATCTTTCACTTCCTCGTCATGTGTTCGAGAGCATGATGTGACGCATGACTACGAGAAACGCGTAGCTCAACTACAGGCAAACAGACCGCTGGCAGAATGCTACCCGAGACTGTCGGAAGAGGTGGCATGGAGACGTGTAGATAGGACAAGTCTTGACAATCAATATGGGCATCTTAAGCCAGATGAGACATACTCCGATGCATTGGATCCCTTAGTCGGTATAGCTGTCAATCAGTGAGTTGACATCTTGGACGACGGCTGACATATCGTAGGAAGAGTTCAGTCAGTCAGAACTGCTGGCTCGAAGCTTGTCTTCATCGACATCAACACGTTCTCCGGCAATATCCAAGCCGTCTGCCAGTTCAGCAAGCTCCAGCAGGAAGACAGCAACATAACCATAGAGAGCTTCAAGGCTTTTGGTAAGCTCATCAGGAAAGGCGACTTTTGGTCTGTAGTAGGGCATGCGCACAGGACTGCCCGCGGTGAGCTATCAGTGCGGGCCACGGAACTACCCACTCTATTATCGCCTTCGCTGCACCAGATTCCCGAAGCGCTGGAGGATCCCGAAGCACGAGCACGAGCTCGCCATGTCGACATGTTGGTCAATGCGGAAGCCATACAAACACTGCAAGTCCGGCATCATGTCGAGGCAACGATGCAGCAGTTCTTCAACGAGCGGGGCTTCACCAAAGTCACTACACCTCTACTTGGCGCCGGTGCAGGTGGAGCTGCTGCACGACCTTTCGAGACAGAGGCCACCGAGCTGGCTGGCGAAAAGCTGAACTTGCGCATTGCGCCCGAGCTATGGCTGAAGCGTCTTGTAGTCGGCGGTATGGATCGCGTATACGAGATGGGGCCTGCTTTCCGCAACGAAGGTGTAGATGCCACGCACAACCCGGAGTTCAATATCTGCGAGTTTTACCAGGCCTATGCCACGCTGGAGACACTAACGCTACGCACAGAAGAGCTGATCCATAGCCTCAAAGGGCAGATGCAGGCGCTACGTGAGGAAGGTATCTTCAAGGACCTGCCAGATATTGACCCGATCCTGGAGAAGGACTTCGCTATGATCGAGTTCATTCCTGCCCTGGAAGAGAAGTTGGAGGTCAAGCTGCCAGCTCTCCAGTCGGCAGATGCATACGACCAGGTGTTGGAACTGTTCAAGCGCCACAACATAGCAGTACCATCCAACCCGACATTGGCACGGCTCCTTGACGCCTTCTCCGCCCACTACCTCGAACCGAATTCCTTCGACCAACCAATCTTCATCACAAATCACCCTGCATGTATGTCACCGCTAAGCAAACACTTCACCTGCGAAAAGACAGGCCAGATTGTCGCCGCTCGCGCCGAGCTCTTCATCAATGGCAGAGAATACGCCAACATGTATGAGGAGGAGAACAGTCCTATCGAGCAGAGGAGGAAGTTCGAAGAGCAGCTGAAGCAGCGAGAGACAAATAAGGAAGCGATGGAGCTCGATGAGAGCTACCTAAAGGCGCTCGAGTGGGGATTGCCGCCCACAGGTGGGTGGGGATGTGGTGTGGATAGGCTGGTCATGCTGTTCAGTGGACGAGAGAGGATTAGTGATGTGCTGGCATTCGGGAGTTTGAGGAACGTGGTGGGATTGGGGAGTGGGCGGCGTGGATGAGCTGGCAGGACATGACAGATACTCCACTCATGATGTCCAGCGTTGAACGCCACCGCTTTGCCGCGGTTGGACTCGAGGGCATGCGACAAAGCGGTCGCCATGTCAGCAATGGTTTGCTTGTCGGGTCAGCAGTCGACTATCCTCATGCTCGCTCCGCTCAATGGGCTTCGAGACAGATATCAGTGTTTGCTATGTCCGCGTGGACAGCTATCGCATGGCCGGGACGAGTCTTGAGCATGTCGTTCGATCGTGCCATGGAGGCACTCTACCAGTCTCACAACATCGACATATACCATCCGGGTCCATAGTCGCCGCTCATAGCGAGACCTACCACTACCATGGACCATGTCCGCCAAACTCTCAATCGCGCAGTGAACTTCACCATCCCCGATATTCCTGCGTGGGCCAGGCAGATTCGTCAGGACAGACTATCAAGAGACGAGGAGGACACAGCATCACGAAGAGGATCGAATGCATCGTCGAATAGTGATGTTGATGTCGCACATCGCGAGTGGGAACGTGAGAGGGCAATGTGCTTGCTAGAAGGGCGAATGTCCTTCGATGATGAGCGCAGAGCAGTATGGAGAGAAAACCCCGAATACCCTTTCGCCCCCAAGGGCGGCTCGACTGTCGGCTCTTCATATGCCACCGTCAACACCTCATCCCACACCTCCAGCGCAGTGCCCATAGTCGACAAGCTCCTAGGCTGGACCTCCCACTCCCTATCGTCACAGCTCCGCCCTCCCCACACCAAGATGAGATCCCCCGACTCCAAGCCAGACGCCTGGCTCAACTCCTCACCCTCCCTCCCTCCCAAATCCGCCTCCGTCCGCCTCCGCTCCTCTTCAACCGACAGCGAATGGACCCTCGCACCTTCAGAACTCGCTTACCGCCCCAGCTGGCTGGCATCAAAGCCCTCAGAGCCTTGCGGCGTGCACAGAACGGATGCGCCGCCTATCACGAGGTTGTATGCGGGGCCGGGAGCGCAGGTTAGGGATCATATTGCGATGGGGGGCACGAGGATTGAA
This genomic window from Fulvia fulva chromosome 4, complete sequence contains:
- a CDS encoding Lysine--tRNA ligase, mitochondrial — translated: MYIVSVMSKHILLRRCRPHLFSSFRRVQRAHPTPSFTSSSCVREHDVTHDYEKRVAQLQANRPLAECYPRLSEEVAWRRVDRTSLDNQYGHLKPDETYSDALDPLVGRVQSVRTAGSKLVFIDINTFSGNIQAVCQFSKLQQEDSNITIESFKAFGKLIRKGDFWSVVGHAHRTARGELSVRATELPTLLSPSLHQIPEALEDPEARARARHVDMLVNAEAIQTLQVRHHVEATMQQFFNERGFTKVTTPLLGAGAGGAAARPFETEATELAGEKLNLRIAPELWLKRLVVGGMDRVYEMGPAFRNEGVDATHNPEFNICEFYQAYATLETLTLRTEELIHSLKGQMQALREEGIFKDLPDIDPILEKDFAMIEFIPALEEKLEVKLPALQSADAYDQVLELFKRHNIAVPSNPTLARLLDAFSAHYLEPNSFDQPIFITNHPACMSPLSKHFTCEKTGQIVAARAELFINGREYANMYEEENSPIEQRRKFEEQLKQRETNKEAMELDESYLKALEWGLPPTGGWGCGVDRLVMLFSGRERISDVLAFGSLRNVVGLGSGRRG